The Aureispira anguillae genome contains a region encoding:
- a CDS encoding site-specific integrase: MINFSIVYNRKHKLRKNGTALIQIKAYLNNKAKYFSTNIYVTPRQWSPRRKQVVDHPNSMAFNNEIRRQIDRMETYALELMKKQGSVTLQQLDNTTRYEDLNSFTEFFEYEMTNSSTLANETKKKQKTALNYLKKFRKKILFADLTYDLILEYDRFLSSHGLHINTIYTHHKQVRRYINVAIKRDIFDANKNPYKKFSPKQVKTERTVLTQQEVAQLEQLVFPKDEFYLELIRDMFLFSCYTGLRFADVRSVKRENIEEDEQGYLLKIIAKKTNKQLILPLYKLYGEKTTKVINKYVFKSMTPNTPIFHEYANQYYNRILKVLGKRANIHKQLTSHVARHTFATHLASKVPIHILKSLLQHSKLDTTMVYLHLSNKIINDALDKIDW; this comes from the coding sequence ATGATTAATTTTTCGATTGTTTACAACCGTAAACACAAGCTCCGCAAAAATGGAACTGCTCTTATTCAAATTAAAGCTTATTTGAATAACAAAGCCAAATACTTTTCTACGAACATTTATGTTACTCCTAGACAATGGAGCCCTCGACGCAAACAAGTGGTAGACCATCCCAATTCTATGGCATTTAACAATGAGATTCGACGACAAATTGATCGAATGGAAACCTACGCCCTAGAGTTGATGAAAAAACAAGGTTCTGTCACCTTGCAACAACTTGATAATACCACACGCTATGAAGATCTAAATTCTTTTACAGAATTCTTTGAATACGAAATGACCAACAGCTCTACCCTAGCCAATGAAACGAAGAAAAAACAAAAGACAGCGCTCAACTATCTCAAGAAGTTCCGAAAGAAAATTCTTTTTGCAGACTTGACTTATGATTTAATCCTGGAGTATGACCGTTTTTTGAGCAGCCATGGCTTGCACATTAATACAATTTACACCCATCACAAACAAGTTAGACGCTATATTAATGTAGCGATCAAACGAGATATTTTTGATGCCAATAAGAATCCTTATAAAAAGTTTAGCCCAAAGCAGGTTAAAACAGAACGTACTGTACTCACGCAACAAGAAGTCGCCCAGCTGGAGCAGCTCGTCTTTCCTAAAGATGAATTTTACCTAGAGCTAATTCGGGATATGTTTTTGTTTTCTTGTTATACGGGCTTGCGCTTTGCAGACGTGCGATCGGTCAAACGGGAAAATATCGAAGAAGACGAGCAGGGCTATCTTTTAAAAATCATTGCCAAAAAGACCAATAAGCAACTGATCCTCCCTCTGTATAAACTCTATGGAGAAAAAACAACAAAGGTTATTAATAAGTACGTGTTTAAAAGTATGACTCCTAACACGCCCATTTTTCACGAATACGCCAATCAGTATTACAATCGAATTTTAAAGGTCTTGGGAAAACGGGCCAATATCCATAAGCAGCTCACTAGCCATGTGGCTCGGCATACCTTCGCCACACATTTGGCATCTAAGGTGCCTATTCATATTCTTAAGTCATTGCTCCAACATTCAAAATTAGATACTACTATGGTTTATTTGCATCTTTCTAATAAGATTATTAATGATGCTTTGGATAAGATTGATTGGTAG
- a CDS encoding peptidoglycan-binding domain-containing protein → MKSSIKEYKKPLIGLGLIALVILIYATKEQWMNFFLPKGLSKDSNTPTKQPVSTNTPSETIDRNQLLKKGDRGLSVQELQRLLNAEHDYQSQHGTVPIEAKLVVDQIFGAKTEALLFKFTNKKTMSIHQLQLILANQKN, encoded by the coding sequence ATGAAAAGCAGCATCAAAGAATATAAAAAGCCCTTAATTGGGCTAGGACTAATTGCTCTTGTGATCTTGATTTACGCCACTAAGGAGCAATGGATGAACTTCTTTTTGCCCAAGGGACTGAGCAAAGACAGCAATACGCCAACAAAACAGCCTGTGAGCACCAATACACCATCTGAAACGATTGATCGAAATCAACTGCTAAAAAAGGGCGATCGGGGCTTGTCCGTTCAGGAGTTGCAACGCCTTTTGAATGCAGAGCACGACTATCAAAGTCAACACGGCACCGTTCCTATTGAAGCAAAGCTCGTGGTTGATCAGATTTTTGGTGCTAAAACAGAAGCGCTCTTGTTTAAGTTCACCAACAAAAAGACCATGAGCATTCATCAATTGCAACTGATTCTAGCCAATCAAAAAAACTAA
- a CDS encoding ATP-binding protein: protein MYLSTKQTFKLDEIIKSFEVGYRSFIVNKLKINFPTFGEFYDALMEANSKFEKTSILHTHKMKNKLKSHIKKARDHYNTINLCENSLKTHSYDNNVPYVSELLDYITIFFNISFHNTGILNHFSSTEEFLYHSKIYHSIRNVLSHPASNRVTIQDAKFTTIFVTKLIRSLSGMYFWYVQSSTIQSKIEEFLNQINNTNVKIHNLNEVGYSHPKIVCRENELNKLNTAILGKGEFYRTAGSFAIYGYGGVGKTALVLEFIYRLLKKIDDSEGKLLFDFILFFSSKDELLKVSKVSGEFQLAEINKQIDSFSDFQQKLYKKLAISNIEEVGGKYNRGLIVIDNLENLSEQDKESIFQLIKRTPLNTQYLITSRNEEPSDDDLNLKEFRKLNDGKKFIEQYIDQNDLDVILSDDEINGLLAVSKGNTLILVLSLLIIKSGKSSIDKIISELQFIESKNIEIIADFMYKNTFEKALEELEKEGYSPRNLVKVISLYDEPVDLYSASKLAKMSITDAEYICRKLISKLVLDKRNEQYTINEFANSFILIKLLPDKIELGKEKSRIREHKKRIKEQLENLSLKRKKNKKLADIMDDWTPRNYIDKVAIAEVFGLFDKAKIIVKNNNKDEAKKIIQIFNENEKMTNHPYIKFTKARVFSLLLPLWFGKEKERKKKETVRYFEDAIQSIEFSYLYMRNTKSHGAVLWIFGTYIKVSIPEEIQRSTNFLEQARDIFKNLPNAEKNYLSVIGTLVFNYSELLNKTKDRAYRHKIKFHHKIMANNKSKIIRLGYNYERYIKRYNKLKI, encoded by the coding sequence ATGTATTTATCCACTAAACAAACCTTTAAACTAGATGAGATAATTAAAAGTTTTGAAGTTGGTTATAGATCCTTTATTGTTAATAAGTTAAAAATAAACTTCCCTACTTTTGGAGAATTTTATGATGCATTAATGGAGGCAAACTCAAAATTTGAAAAAACATCCATTTTGCATACCCATAAAATGAAAAACAAGCTAAAAAGTCATATTAAAAAAGCTCGTGATCATTATAACACTATAAATCTTTGCGAAAATTCCCTTAAAACACATAGTTATGATAATAATGTTCCGTATGTAAGTGAGTTACTCGATTATATTACCATATTTTTTAATATATCCTTTCATAACACTGGGATTTTAAATCATTTCTCTTCTACTGAAGAATTTCTCTATCACTCAAAAATATACCATAGTATAAGAAATGTTTTATCTCATCCTGCTTCAAATAGAGTAACAATTCAAGACGCTAAGTTTACAACTATATTTGTAACAAAGTTAATTCGTAGCCTAAGTGGTATGTATTTTTGGTATGTTCAATCTTCAACCATTCAAAGTAAAATTGAAGAATTCCTAAATCAAATAAACAACACGAATGTTAAAATACACAATTTAAATGAGGTAGGGTATTCTCACCCTAAAATTGTTTGTAGAGAAAATGAATTGAATAAACTAAATACAGCTATACTAGGTAAAGGTGAATTTTATAGAACAGCTGGCTCTTTTGCTATTTATGGATATGGAGGTGTTGGAAAAACAGCTCTAGTTTTAGAATTCATTTATCGGCTATTGAAAAAAATTGATGACTCAGAAGGAAAATTACTTTTTGACTTCATTTTATTCTTCTCTAGTAAAGATGAACTATTAAAAGTATCTAAAGTTTCGGGTGAATTTCAGTTAGCTGAAATCAATAAGCAAATTGATTCTTTTTCTGACTTTCAACAAAAATTATATAAAAAACTGGCTATTTCTAATATTGAAGAAGTTGGTGGAAAATATAATAGAGGACTAATTGTTATTGATAATCTAGAAAATTTATCTGAGCAGGATAAAGAAAGTATTTTTCAGTTAATAAAAAGAACTCCACTTAATACCCAATACTTAATTACATCTAGAAATGAAGAACCATCTGATGATGACCTCAATTTAAAAGAGTTCAGAAAATTAAATGATGGGAAAAAATTTATTGAGCAATATATAGATCAAAATGACTTAGATGTAATATTGTCTGATGATGAAATTAACGGACTTTTAGCAGTTTCCAAAGGAAACACTCTTATTTTAGTTCTATCCTTGTTAATTATCAAATCAGGAAAAAGCAGTATAGATAAGATAATAAGTGAACTCCAATTTATCGAATCGAAAAATATTGAAATTATTGCCGATTTTATGTATAAAAATACTTTCGAGAAGGCTTTAGAGGAGTTGGAAAAGGAAGGGTACTCTCCTAGAAACTTAGTTAAAGTTATTTCTTTATATGATGAACCTGTTGATTTATATTCTGCTAGTAAACTTGCAAAAATGAGTATTACTGATGCTGAATACATTTGTCGGAAATTAATCTCAAAATTAGTTTTAGATAAAAGAAATGAACAATATACTATTAATGAATTTGCTAATAGTTTTATTTTAATAAAATTACTTCCAGACAAAATTGAACTAGGTAAAGAGAAATCAAGAATAAGGGAACATAAAAAAAGAATAAAAGAACAGCTAGAAAATCTATCCCTAAAACGAAAGAAAAATAAAAAGCTAGCAGATATTATGGATGATTGGACCCCTAGAAACTATATTGATAAAGTAGCTATAGCAGAAGTCTTTGGGTTATTTGATAAAGCCAAAATTATTGTTAAAAATAACAACAAAGATGAAGCAAAGAAAATTATTCAAATATTTAATGAAAATGAAAAAATGACAAATCACCCATATATAAAATTCACAAAAGCACGAGTTTTTTCATTATTATTACCCCTGTGGTTTGGCAAAGAAAAAGAAAGGAAGAAAAAAGAAACAGTTAGATATTTTGAAGATGCTATTCAATCTATTGAGTTTTCTTATCTATATATGAGAAATACAAAATCTCACGGTGCTGTGTTATGGATTTTTGGAACTTATATAAAAGTAAGTATTCCAGAAGAGATTCAAAGATCTACTAATTTTTTAGAACAAGCTAGAGATATTTTTAAGAATTTGCCGAATGCAGAAAAAAACTATCTATCAGTAATAGGAACTTTAGTATTCAACTACTCTGAATTACTAAATAAAACAAAAGATAGAGCTTATAGGCATAAAATTAAATTTCATCATAAAATCATGGCAAATAATAAAAGTAAAATTATAAGATTAGGGTATAATTATGAGAGATATATTAAAAGGTATAATAAGTTGAAAATTTAA
- a CDS encoding peptidoglycan recognition protein family protein, protein MKKAKFTFNQKLGWGGLGFFLLLLVIWFKSQSIKIIDKSNHLMRSSTKQYATRTLDVITQIIVHHSASIGQIAEDYARYHVLSKGWAAIAYHFIIEKDGTIIQGNPLTNISNHTAGQNTKSIGICLSGNFNLEQPSPKQLKSLKKLIHHLRNQLPQALAVYGHKDHGSTSCPGTNLYQQLNQYQLA, encoded by the coding sequence ATGAAAAAAGCCAAGTTCACATTCAACCAAAAGTTAGGCTGGGGAGGGCTTGGCTTTTTTCTTTTACTTCTTGTTATTTGGTTTAAAAGTCAATCCATCAAAATTATTGATAAAAGCAATCATTTAATGCGTTCTAGTACGAAACAATACGCAACTAGAACCCTTGATGTGATTACACAAATTATTGTCCATCATTCTGCTTCTATTGGTCAAATAGCCGAGGACTATGCTCGCTATCATGTCTTATCTAAAGGTTGGGCAGCAATCGCCTATCACTTCATCATAGAAAAGGATGGAACCATCATACAAGGCAACCCCTTAACCAATATTAGTAACCATACCGCAGGGCAAAATACTAAAAGTATAGGCATTTGTTTGAGTGGTAATTTTAACCTAGAACAGCCAAGCCCCAAACAGCTCAAGAGTCTAAAAAAACTCATTCACCATTTAAGAAATCAGCTTCCTCAAGCTTTAGCCGTTTATGGGCATAAAGACCACGGCTCAACTTCTTGCCCTGGTACTAATTTATATCAACAGCTCAACCAATACCAACTCGCATGA
- a CDS encoding DNA adenine methylase, translated as MILTRLGNKRQLAQTIYRHFPNHRMRIDLFFGAGGLFFYSPKAAFNILNDLDDDVTNLFLILKERKEDLYQALELLPISSSLVQHWKKQQETDPLQKAIRFLFLSNFTYLGKGDTLRLGLDNTKARLLTRIEPTFEALKNTKITNYDFREVLGKISFSRTVLDKEKAFVYLDPVYLETEHCYKVPNWTQKESLDCFDIMSHSGIKCAMSEFDHPFILAEAKRRGFNIIPIRERQNIKNRKMELLITNYQPIQRTLF; from the coding sequence ATGATACTAACCCGATTAGGCAACAAACGCCAATTAGCCCAGACCATTTACCGCCATTTTCCAAATCATCGAATGCGAATTGATTTATTTTTTGGAGCAGGAGGTTTGTTCTTTTACAGCCCCAAAGCAGCATTCAATATTTTGAATGATTTGGATGATGATGTTACCAATTTATTTTTGATCCTTAAAGAACGAAAAGAAGATTTATATCAAGCCTTAGAATTATTGCCCATTAGCAGTTCCTTGGTTCAGCATTGGAAAAAACAACAAGAGACAGATCCCCTGCAAAAAGCAATTCGATTTTTGTTCTTGAGCAATTTCACTTATTTGGGAAAAGGGGACACCCTGCGTTTAGGTTTAGACAATACCAAAGCTAGATTATTAACAAGGATAGAACCAACCTTTGAAGCCCTAAAAAATACCAAAATTACGAACTATGATTTTAGGGAAGTCTTGGGCAAAATATCCTTTTCTAGAACGGTGTTGGACAAAGAAAAAGCCTTTGTCTATTTAGATCCTGTCTACCTTGAAACAGAACATTGCTATAAGGTGCCCAACTGGACACAAAAAGAAAGTCTGGATTGCTTTGATATTATGAGCCATTCAGGAATCAAATGTGCCATGAGTGAATTTGACCATCCCTTTATTCTTGCAGAAGCCAAAAGGAGGGGTTTTAATATCATACCCATTCGGGAACGGCAAAACATCAAGAACAGAAAAATGGAACTGCTCATTACCAATTATCAACCCATTCAAAGAACTTTATTTTAA
- a CDS encoding helix-turn-helix domain-containing protein → MAVHQRFEELLNKLKTNGTKLSKELSVSQTAISRVLNGSTLPSSKILIPLVDKYPRVNLTWLLIGKGEMFVHENPVDKDYLDRLADSLERENHLLRDRIDFLAEELEAIRKEVEAMPDED, encoded by the coding sequence ATGGCTGTACATCAACGTTTTGAGGAATTATTGAATAAGTTAAAAACTAATGGTACTAAATTGTCAAAGGAACTTAGTGTTTCTCAAACAGCAATATCTAGAGTTTTGAATGGGAGTACGCTACCTAGTTCAAAAATACTAATCCCTTTGGTAGATAAATATCCTAGAGTCAATTTAACTTGGCTATTAATAGGAAAAGGGGAGATGTTTGTACATGAAAATCCTGTAGATAAAGATTACTTAGATCGGCTAGCTGATAGTTTAGAAAGGGAAAATCATTTGTTAAGGGATCGTATTGATTTTTTGGCAGAAGAACTAGAAGCAATTCGAAAAGAAGTGGAAGCAATGCCCGATGAGGACTAG
- a CDS encoding helix-turn-helix domain-containing protein — MMDQTFVEVLKLQLKAELREELREELKEEVKEEIKEEVKVEVKEEFKEELKLLLIKDKSYINTVETAHVLGLQPRTVRKLNEEGKLDGRKYKKTGYLFFVKEEVEAYQRNNLHHAASFA, encoded by the coding sequence ATGATGGATCAAACATTTGTAGAAGTATTAAAATTACAGCTCAAAGCAGAACTCAGAGAAGAACTTAGAGAAGAACTAAAAGAAGAAGTTAAGGAAGAAATCAAAGAGGAGGTCAAGGTAGAAGTTAAAGAAGAGTTCAAAGAAGAGCTAAAACTATTACTCATTAAAGACAAGAGCTATATAAATACAGTCGAAACGGCACATGTATTAGGTTTACAACCTAGAACTGTACGAAAGCTCAATGAGGAAGGTAAACTAGATGGACGCAAGTATAAAAAAACGGGCTATCTATTTTTTGTCAAGGAAGAAGTTGAAGCTTATCAGCGCAACAACCTCCATCATGCTGCATCTTTTGCATAG
- a CDS encoding N-acetylmuramoyl-L-alanine amidase, whose product MYPIPIISNGHGGMIGSIYQTKGKRSPIWSDGAVLYEGECNRAIKNRVIELLHFKGIPYYDLVPEQHDLNRKTRVARANRFHRQHKKTFLIDLHSNAGGGEGSEVFVAHNASSSSLSLAAWTKFLFIRHFPESTFRGIKRENYDLLHLTAMPAILLENFFMDTELECRTYLMTPKGRDRIAAYVVAIIEAYIKFHS is encoded by the coding sequence ATGTACCCAATACCGATTATCAGTAATGGTCATGGTGGTATGATTGGCTCCATTTACCAAACCAAGGGCAAACGCTCGCCAATTTGGTCAGATGGAGCTGTTCTTTATGAAGGAGAATGCAATCGTGCCATCAAAAACCGTGTGATCGAATTGCTCCATTTTAAGGGCATTCCCTATTATGATTTAGTCCCAGAGCAGCACGATTTAAACCGCAAAACTAGGGTCGCCCGTGCCAATCGCTTTCACCGCCAACACAAAAAAACATTCTTGATTGATCTACATTCTAATGCAGGTGGTGGAGAAGGTTCAGAAGTTTTTGTCGCCCACAATGCCAGCAGCTCCAGCTTGAGCTTAGCAGCCTGGACAAAGTTCTTATTTATTCGACATTTTCCCGAAAGTACCTTTCGAGGCATCAAACGAGAAAACTATGATCTGCTCCATCTCACCGCTATGCCTGCCATTCTATTGGAAAATTTCTTTATGGACACTGAGCTAGAATGTAGAACCTATTTAATGACCCCAAAAGGACGAGATCGTATTGCTGCTTATGTTGTAGCTATTATTGAAGCCTATATAAAATTTCACAGTTGA
- a CDS encoding glycoside hydrolase family 19 protein — protein sequence MKPQHKLYLGGAVGLIAAILLIRAFLLKLQRERIIQACEQAFGNLDTTQKDSIRIIVQTFEQYGDKDFNKLIYILATTRHESNFRPIEERRASPSQTDVYNRQNAYWYTGYYGRGFVQLTHQRNYAKMSQLLGVDFVANPALVLKPSYAARILVQGMLLGAFTRKPLKNYINSSKVDFYTARRVVNGLDRAQRIEGYANLIVQSIV from the coding sequence ATGAAACCACAACACAAACTATATCTTGGAGGAGCAGTGGGGCTGATTGCTGCGATTCTTCTCATTCGAGCTTTTTTGCTAAAGCTCCAGAGAGAACGAATTATACAAGCTTGCGAGCAAGCCTTTGGAAACTTAGATACTACTCAAAAGGATTCGATTCGTATTATTGTACAAACCTTTGAGCAATACGGCGACAAGGATTTTAATAAGCTCATTTATATTCTAGCCACCACCCGACACGAAAGTAACTTTAGACCCATTGAGGAGCGCAGAGCTTCACCTTCTCAAACCGATGTTTACAATCGTCAGAATGCCTATTGGTATACGGGTTATTATGGGCGTGGTTTTGTCCAACTCACCCACCAGCGCAACTATGCTAAGATGTCTCAGCTCTTAGGGGTGGATTTTGTTGCCAATCCTGCTTTGGTTTTAAAACCTTCTTATGCCGCTCGTATTTTAGTGCAAGGCATGTTACTAGGGGCTTTCACTCGTAAGCCTTTAAAGAATTACATCAACAGCTCTAAGGTAGATTTTTATACTGCTCGTAGGGTGGTCAATGGCTTGGATCGGGCACAAAGAATAGAGGGCTATGCTAATTTGATTGTTCAATCTATTGTTTAG
- a CDS encoding DNA-methyltransferase — protein sequence MINQIFNMDCLKGMAAIPTGSIDMIFADLPYGMLKTKYTKWDVKIPFEPLWEQYGRILKKNGVVVLTGVHPFTNEIINSIPKGYKYRELIWYKSSGSGFLNAKKQHLKQHENVLIIYRKSPVYHPQKYPIDPRFIAKGKAKKTTHSNKRKAFRLSSESTNYQYIDDGTRYPDSVLEFGESVLPVKSMHRKGMHPTEKPVDLVAYLIRSFTNKGETVLDNCIGSGTTAVAAILEQRNFIGFEMNQDYYQMAQERVACALKAV from the coding sequence ATGATTAACCAAATTTTTAATATGGACTGCCTAAAGGGAATGGCTGCCATTCCTACTGGCTCTATTGATATGATTTTTGCTGACTTGCCTTATGGGATGCTTAAAACCAAATACACAAAATGGGATGTAAAAATTCCTTTTGAGCCACTTTGGGAACAATACGGGCGCATCCTTAAAAAAAATGGTGTGGTAGTATTAACAGGAGTGCATCCCTTTACCAATGAAATTATCAACTCCATTCCCAAGGGCTATAAATACCGTGAATTAATTTGGTATAAAAGCAGTGGGAGTGGTTTTCTTAATGCTAAAAAACAACACCTAAAACAGCATGAAAACGTTTTGATTATTTACCGAAAAAGCCCCGTTTATCATCCGCAAAAGTACCCCATTGATCCTCGGTTTATCGCTAAAGGAAAGGCTAAAAAAACAACGCATTCCAACAAACGCAAAGCCTTTAGACTTTCCAGTGAATCTACCAATTATCAATATATTGACGATGGTACTCGTTACCCTGATTCTGTCCTGGAGTTTGGCGAATCCGTGCTCCCTGTTAAAAGTATGCACCGTAAGGGCATGCACCCAACGGAGAAGCCTGTCGATTTGGTCGCTTATTTGATCCGTTCCTTTACCAATAAAGGTGAAACGGTTTTGGATAATTGCATTGGGAGTGGGACTACTGCCGTTGCTGCTATTTTGGAGCAGCGTAATTTTATTGGCTTTGAAATGAACCAGGATTATTACCAGATGGCACAGGAGCGAGTCGCTTGCGCCTTGAAAGCGGTTTAG
- a CDS encoding N-acetylmuramoyl-L-alanine amidase: MMVILDNGHGGMIGGNYQTLGKQYQFKDGTTIYEGEFNRAIKARVAELLTAKGIPYYDLVPENKDISLKERIRRANAIHQQYKGKTFLISIHADAGGGSGAGVFIAKQSSQKSLYYATWARDLFSQHFPESKHRGIKRRNFYVLRYSFMPAILLENFFMDNEQECKTYLLTQKGRDRIAGYIVDLIQNILEHGDLVA; this comes from the coding sequence ATGATGGTTATTTTAGACAATGGGCACGGGGGAATGATTGGAGGCAATTATCAAACCTTGGGCAAGCAATACCAATTTAAGGACGGCACCACTATTTATGAGGGTGAATTTAACCGTGCCATCAAAGCAAGGGTCGCTGAGCTGTTGACCGCTAAAGGAATTCCTTATTACGATTTGGTGCCTGAAAACAAGGACATTTCCCTCAAGGAACGTATTCGGCGAGCCAATGCCATCCACCAACAATACAAGGGCAAAACCTTTTTGATTTCTATCCATGCGGATGCAGGAGGAGGAAGCGGAGCTGGGGTCTTTATTGCCAAACAGTCTAGTCAAAAGAGCCTATACTATGCCACTTGGGCTAGGGATCTATTCTCACAGCATTTTCCAGAAAGCAAGCATCGAGGCATCAAACGCAGGAATTTTTATGTCTTGCGTTACTCCTTCATGCCTGCCATTCTCCTGGAGAATTTCTTTATGGACAACGAGCAGGAATGCAAAACCTATTTGTTGACACAAAAAGGCAGGGATAGGATAGCTGGGTATATCGTTGATTTGATTCAAAATATTTTAGAACACGGAGATTTAGTCGCTTAG
- a CDS encoding LPD1 domain-containing protein, translated as MKIIDTLRPEGGSKAEQWWQDQGFKIVYQEFRKGDASHDLKKIKDIRDVSEFFKLKGYQFGNWVTHEDRFNYLAALAVCLFDLNRVLRFKGHNLGLDKHLGVAFGARGKKGAKAHYEPWSHIINMTRYKEAHRFDEPYTKPTRFVISGGVGSFAHEYGHFLDYFFGSRVETIASAYSLSNGDSTNPTRIQYDKNKYPMRYLMESILEKAYWDSSKRSESAYVRRIKELLPDRYLDYFLSRNEIFARLFEQYISYKLKELKIKNVFLTKTKYHTAQYMLLSEIKTVVPLFDKLLIQMRKHF; from the coding sequence ATGAAAATTATAGATACCTTACGTCCTGAGGGCGGTTCAAAGGCGGAGCAATGGTGGCAAGACCAAGGCTTTAAAATAGTTTACCAGGAATTTAGAAAAGGGGATGCCAGTCATGATCTAAAAAAGATCAAAGATATACGAGATGTATCAGAATTCTTTAAACTCAAAGGCTATCAATTTGGCAACTGGGTCACTCATGAAGATCGCTTTAATTATTTAGCAGCTCTAGCCGTTTGTTTATTTGATCTCAATCGAGTACTGCGTTTTAAAGGGCATAATTTAGGCTTAGACAAACATTTAGGCGTTGCCTTTGGGGCAAGGGGCAAAAAAGGAGCTAAAGCGCATTATGAGCCATGGTCGCACATCATCAACATGACTCGTTACAAGGAAGCGCACCGTTTTGATGAGCCATACACCAAACCAACCCGTTTTGTTATTTCAGGTGGGGTGGGGTCTTTTGCCCATGAGTATGGGCATTTCTTGGATTACTTCTTTGGTTCCAGGGTGGAAACAATCGCTAGTGCTTACTCCTTATCCAATGGTGATTCTACCAATCCTACAAGAATTCAGTATGACAAAAACAAGTACCCCATGCGCTATTTGATGGAGTCCATTTTAGAAAAGGCGTATTGGGATAGCAGCAAACGCTCTGAGTCTGCTTATGTGAGACGTATTAAGGAGCTGCTTCCTGATCGTTATTTGGATTATTTTCTAAGTAGAAATGAGATTTTTGCTCGTTTATTTGAACAGTACATTTCTTATAAACTAAAGGAATTGAAGATTAAAAATGTCTTTCTAACTAAAACCAAGTACCACACCGCTCAATATATGCTCCTTTCGGAAATAAAAACGGTCGTGCCGCTCTTTGACAAGTTATTGATTCAAATGAGAAAGCATTTTTAA
- a CDS encoding LPD1 domain-containing protein — translation MKIIDTLRPEGGSKAEQWWQDQGFKKVYQEFRKGDASNDLKKIKDVRDVSEFFKLKGYQFGNWVTHEDRFNYLAALAVCLFDLNRVLRFKGNNLGLDKHLGVAFGARGKKGAKAHYEPWSHIINMTRYKEAHRFDEPYTKPTRFVISGGVGSFAHEYGHFLDYFFGSRVETTAKVYALSDGHSTDPTRIQYDKNKYPMRYLMESILEKAYWDSSKRSESAYVKRIKELLPDRYWDYFLSRNEIFARLFEQYISYKLKELKIKNVFLTKTKYHTAQYMLLSEIKTVVPLFDKLLIQMRKHF, via the coding sequence ATGAAAATCATAGATACCTTACGTCCTGAGGGCGGTTCAAAGGCGGAGCAATGGTGGCAAGACCAAGGCTTTAAAAAAGTTTACCAAGAATTCAGAAAAGGCGATGCCAGTAATGATTTGAAAAAGATCAAAGATGTACGAGATGTATCGGAATTTTTTAAACTCAAAGGGTATCAATTTGGCAACTGGGTCACCCATGAGGATCGCTTTAATTATTTAGCAGCTTTAGCCGTTTGTCTATTTGATCTCAATCGAGTACTGCGCTTTAAAGGCAATAATTTAGGCTTAGACAAACATTTAGGCGTTGCCTTTGGGGCAAGGGGCAAAAAAGGAGCTAAAGCGCATTATGAGCCATGGTCGCACATCATCAACATGACTCGTTACAAGGAAGCACATCGTTTTGATGAGCCATACACCAAACCAACTCGTTTTGTTATTTCGGGTGGAGTGGGGTCTTTTGCCCATGAGTATGGGCATTTCTTGGATTACTTCTTTGGTTCCAGAGTGGAAACAACCGCTAAAGTTTATGCTTTATCGGATGGGCATTCTACTGACCCTACACGGATTCAATACGATAAAAACAAGTACCCCATGCGCTATTTGATGGAGTCCATTTTAGAAAAGGCGTATTGGGATAGCAGCAAACGCTCTGAGTCTGCTTATGTGAAGCGAATTAAAGAGCTGCTTCCTGATCGTTATTGGGATTATTTTCTAAGTAGAAATGAGATTTTTGCTCGTTTATTTGAACAGTACATTTCTTATAAACTAAAGGAATTGAAGATTAAAAATGTCTTCCTAACTAAAACTAAGTACCACACCGCTCAATATATGCTCCTTTCGGAAATTAAAACGGTGGTGCCGCTTTTTGACAAGTTATTGATCCAAATGAGAAAGCATTTTTAA